Proteins encoded within one genomic window of Streptomyces rubradiris:
- a CDS encoding NtaA/DmoA family FMN-dependent monooxygenase (This protein belongs to a clade of FMN-dependent monooxygenases, within a broader family of flavin-dependent oxidoreductases, the luciferase-like monooxygenase (LMM) family, some of whose members use coenzyme F420 rather than FMN.): MTVRQLHLAAAPPGAGRPDAGGDDPAGLGPDAVWAGTRAGSRIAFAAYERLAGTAERGLFDFLLLDEEPPLPEHRGRPHEPVPAGGPEPVAVLNALAGVTTRLGLAATVNAACAQPYELARTLATLDHLSAGRAGWRVAVPADPRTGADHRFAGHLDPYGRAAELVLATRKLWDSWTPEGVSRPFAHRGRHFDIAGEFGLPRSPQGHPVVIRSGDCERAREPAAAWADVLLVRHVPPEPARARYADVKRRLAAYGRAPGDLKVMSRITVVLGDTAAEAQERAAGIRRRLITPRHALCAVERVWGTDLSGYDPDGPLPRTEPRARDRRTLALAARWRALAEEKGLSLRETVIEASGRQSFVGTPGTVAADLHRYAEEGAADGFLLAPQLPDGLEEFVDRVVPLLQERSAFRTEYRGGTLRSHLGVPGGTTDDD, encoded by the coding sequence ATGACCGTACGACAGCTGCACCTGGCGGCCGCGCCGCCGGGCGCGGGCCGGCCCGACGCGGGCGGCGACGACCCGGCCGGCCTGGGACCGGACGCGGTGTGGGCCGGTACGCGCGCCGGTTCCCGGATCGCGTTCGCCGCCTACGAACGGCTCGCCGGCACCGCCGAGCGCGGCCTGTTCGACTTCCTCCTGCTGGACGAGGAGCCGCCGCTGCCCGAGCACCGGGGACGGCCGCACGAGCCGGTTCCGGCCGGCGGGCCGGAACCGGTCGCCGTGCTGAACGCGCTCGCCGGGGTCACCACCCGGCTCGGTCTCGCCGCCACCGTGAACGCCGCCTGCGCCCAGCCCTACGAACTCGCCCGCACGCTGGCCACCCTGGACCACCTGAGCGCGGGCCGGGCGGGCTGGCGGGTGGCGGTCCCGGCGGACCCCCGCACCGGCGCCGACCACCGCTTCGCCGGCCACCTTGACCCGTACGGCCGGGCCGCCGAACTCGTCCTGGCCACACGGAAGTTATGGGACTCCTGGACCCCCGAGGGGGTGTCCAGGCCGTTCGCCCACCGGGGCCGGCACTTCGACATCGCGGGCGAGTTCGGGCTGCCCCGCTCGCCCCAGGGCCACCCCGTGGTGATCCGCTCCGGGGACTGCGAGCGGGCCCGGGAGCCGGCCGCGGCCTGGGCCGACGTGCTCCTCGTCCGGCACGTCCCGCCGGAGCCGGCCCGCGCCCGCTACGCCGACGTCAAACGGCGGCTCGCGGCGTACGGCCGTGCCCCCGGGGACCTGAAGGTGATGTCCCGGATCACCGTCGTCCTCGGGGACACCGCGGCCGAGGCGCAGGAGCGGGCCGCCGGGATCAGACGGCGGCTGATCACCCCGCGCCACGCGCTGTGCGCGGTGGAGCGGGTCTGGGGAACGGACCTGTCCGGGTACGACCCCGACGGCCCGCTGCCCCGGACCGAGCCCCGCGCCCGGGACCGCCGTACGCTCGCGCTCGCCGCGCGCTGGCGGGCGCTGGCCGAGGAGAAGGGGCTCTCCCTGCGGGAGACCGTGATCGAGGCGAGCGGCCGGCAATCCTTCGTCGGCACGCCCGGCACGGTCGCCGCCGACCTGCACCGGTACGCCGAGGAGGGGGCCGCCGACGGCTTCCTGCTGGCCCCGCAGCTCCCGGACGGGCTGGAGGAGTTCGTGGACCGGGTGGTGCCGCTGCTCCAGGAGCGCTCCGCCTTCCGCACGGAATACCGGGGCGGCACGCTCCGCTCCCATCTCGGGGTGCCGGGAGGGACGACGGATGACGACTGA
- a CDS encoding LLM class flavin-dependent oxidoreductase, translating to MRGLVHLAAALDLPGVFDGGAFTALARLAERGGLDFVTLDDSFARPGPDALGVLCRVAPATRRIGLVPTVTTTHTEPFRVQAAVATLDWVGRGRAGWRIDVSVTEEEARLFGRRHTAPADALWREAGEVADVAARLWDSWEDGAEIRDVAGGRFLDGDRVHRVDFTGTGFSVRGPSTVPRPPQGHPVRVVDATDAHACAVAARHADVALVRAASPGQAAGVRDRLREQARAFGRDPEALRVLVSLLVDLGDGEHAARPGHGGGGPRPTGHGPLYRGGPVDLAELVASWHAQGVTDGFHFVPVEPRRDLERLVNGTVALLQHRGLFRTFYPGSTLREHLGLARPAGRYAVSGAPAVPRRAS from the coding sequence ATGAGGGGGCTGGTGCACCTCGCCGCCGCGCTCGATCTGCCGGGCGTCTTCGACGGCGGGGCGTTCACCGCTCTGGCGCGGCTCGCCGAGCGCGGCGGGCTGGACTTCGTGACGCTGGACGACTCCTTCGCCCGGCCCGGCCCCGACGCGCTCGGCGTGCTGTGCCGGGTGGCGCCCGCGACCCGGCGGATCGGACTGGTGCCGACGGTCACCACCACCCACACCGAGCCCTTCCGGGTGCAGGCCGCCGTGGCCACCCTGGACTGGGTCGGCCGGGGCCGGGCCGGCTGGCGGATCGACGTGTCCGTCACCGAGGAGGAGGCCCGGCTGTTCGGCCGCCGGCACACGGCACCCGCCGACGCCCTGTGGCGGGAGGCGGGCGAGGTCGCCGACGTGGCCGCCCGGTTGTGGGACAGCTGGGAGGACGGCGCCGAGATCCGGGACGTGGCCGGCGGCCGCTTCCTGGACGGGGACCGGGTGCACCGCGTCGACTTCACCGGCACCGGCTTCTCGGTCCGGGGACCCTCGACCGTGCCCCGGCCGCCGCAGGGCCACCCGGTCCGCGTGGTGGACGCCACCGACGCCCACGCCTGCGCGGTCGCCGCCCGCCACGCCGACGTCGCCCTGGTCCGGGCGGCCTCACCCGGCCAGGCCGCGGGCGTACGGGACCGGCTGCGGGAGCAGGCGCGGGCCTTCGGGCGGGACCCGGAGGCGCTGCGGGTGCTGGTGAGCCTGCTGGTGGACCTCGGCGACGGCGAACACGCGGCGCGGCCCGGCCACGGAGGCGGCGGGCCGCGTCCCACCGGGCACGGGCCGCTGTACCGGGGCGGCCCCGTCGACCTCGCGGAACTGGTGGCCTCCTGGCACGCCCAGGGCGTCACCGACGGCTTCCACTTCGTCCCCGTCGAACCGCGCCGGGACCTGGAGCGGCTGGTCAACGGCACGGTGGCGCTGCTCCAGCACCGCGGCCTGTTCCGCACCTTCTACCCGGGCAGCACCCTGCGCGAGCACCTGGGCCTGGCCCGGCCCGCCGGCCGGTACGCCGTGTCCGGGGCGCCGGCGGTGCCCCGGAGGGCGTCATGA
- a CDS encoding amino acid ABC transporter ATP-binding protein has translation MSVMVDIRSVYKSFGSLDVLKGIDLQVRTGEVTVVLGPSGSGKSTLLRTINHLEKVDRGEISVDGALMGYRRSGNKLHELPEREVLRQRTRIGFVFQNFNLFPHLTVLENVTEAPVSALKRPRKAAEETAHRLLERVGLGDKAGAYPRQLSGGQQQRVAIARALALEPRLLLFDEPTSALDPELVGEVLDVIRDLAAQGTTMIVVTHEIAFAREVADTVVFMADGRIVEQGTPQQVLGAPREERTRTFLAKVL, from the coding sequence ATGAGCGTCATGGTCGACATCAGGTCGGTGTACAAGAGCTTCGGCTCGCTCGACGTGCTCAAGGGCATCGACCTCCAAGTGCGCACCGGTGAGGTCACCGTCGTGCTCGGCCCCTCCGGCTCCGGCAAGTCCACCCTGCTGCGCACCATCAACCACCTGGAGAAGGTGGACCGGGGCGAGATCAGCGTGGACGGCGCGCTGATGGGCTACCGGCGCTCCGGGAACAAGCTGCACGAACTGCCCGAGCGCGAGGTGCTGCGGCAGCGCACCCGGATCGGGTTCGTCTTCCAGAACTTCAACCTCTTCCCCCACCTCACCGTCCTGGAGAACGTCACCGAGGCGCCGGTGTCCGCGCTGAAGCGGCCCCGGAAGGCGGCGGAGGAGACCGCGCACCGGCTGCTGGAGCGGGTCGGGCTCGGGGACAAGGCCGGCGCCTATCCGCGCCAGCTGTCCGGCGGGCAGCAGCAGCGGGTGGCCATCGCGCGGGCGCTCGCGCTGGAGCCGAGGCTGCTGCTGTTCGACGAGCCGACGTCCGCGCTCGACCCCGAGCTGGTGGGGGAGGTGCTGGACGTCATCCGGGACCTGGCGGCGCAGGGCACCACGATGATCGTCGTCACCCACGAGATCGCGTTCGCCCGCGAGGTCGCCGACACGGTGGTGTTCATGGCCGACGGCCGGATCGTGGAACAGGGAACCCCGCAGCAGGTGCTGGGCGCGCCGCGCGAGGAGCGGACCCGGACGTTCCTGGCGAAGGTGCTGTGA
- a CDS encoding FAD/NAD(P)-binding protein, with protein sequence MRQQLVIVGAGPRGTGVLERLAANAPALYAGEGLDIHLVDPHPPGGGRIWRQEQSPLLWMNSHAEDVTMFTDDTVAMDGPVRPGPTLHEWAGLDGRVFPDRRLQGRYLRWVYERARAALPPNVTVHHHPRRALRISGPREGRQQVWLDGRPDPLPADLVILALGHLDAEPDGEQAALAAYAREHGLVHLPPDFTADSDLSALRPGEPVLVRGFGLAFVDLMVLLTEGRGGRYEGETYLPSGREPVLHVGSRRGVPYHSKIGYDLAGDRPPLPRFLGPAEVDALLARPGGPDFRRDVWPLVEKELGFAHYHRLFTAHPGRTAMAWRDFEEKYAAADGPDGLRALVAAAVPDPADRLDLAALDRPLDGVRYASHDAFQDGLRDYIEADLRRRHDPAHSPDLAVFLGLLSVYGQLVRLGDIGPWWHGFFSYLASGPPGPRLRQMLALSRAGLLRFVGAGMTVTAEDGVFRAASPTVPGFTVTARALVEARLPEPAVGRTRDNLLRALRADGAAETPDGLLRTDPRDGRILDTAGRPHPRRFALGPYTDVRTPGAFTRPRTGGPAFRQNDATARAVLFFLHSQAAPHAAPQAKELAR encoded by the coding sequence ATGAGGCAGCAGCTGGTGATCGTCGGGGCCGGGCCGCGGGGGACCGGCGTCCTCGAACGCCTCGCCGCCAACGCGCCCGCCCTGTACGCCGGCGAGGGCCTGGACATCCACCTGGTCGACCCCCACCCGCCGGGCGGCGGACGCATATGGCGCCAGGAACAGTCCCCGCTGCTGTGGATGAACTCGCACGCCGAGGACGTCACCATGTTCACCGACGACACGGTGGCCATGGACGGCCCGGTGCGCCCGGGCCCCACCCTGCACGAGTGGGCCGGGCTCGACGGCCGCGTCTTCCCCGACCGGCGGCTCCAGGGCCGCTATCTGCGCTGGGTCTACGAACGGGCCCGGGCCGCCCTGCCGCCGAACGTCACCGTCCACCACCACCCCCGGCGCGCCCTCAGGATCAGCGGGCCCCGCGAGGGCCGCCAGCAGGTGTGGCTCGACGGCCGCCCGGACCCGCTCCCGGCCGACCTGGTGATCCTCGCCCTCGGCCACCTGGACGCCGAACCCGACGGCGAGCAGGCCGCGCTGGCCGCCTACGCCCGCGAGCACGGCCTGGTGCACCTACCGCCCGACTTCACCGCCGACAGCGACCTGTCCGCGCTGCGGCCCGGCGAACCCGTCCTCGTCCGCGGCTTCGGGCTGGCCTTCGTCGACCTGATGGTGCTGCTCACCGAGGGCCGCGGCGGACGGTACGAGGGCGAAACGTATCTGCCCTCGGGGCGGGAGCCGGTGCTCCACGTCGGCTCCCGGCGCGGCGTGCCGTACCACTCCAAGATCGGCTACGACCTCGCCGGCGACCGCCCTCCGCTGCCCCGCTTCCTCGGCCCCGCCGAGGTGGACGCCCTGCTGGCCCGCCCCGGCGGCCCCGACTTCCGGCGCGATGTGTGGCCGCTGGTCGAGAAGGAGCTGGGCTTCGCCCACTACCACCGGCTGTTCACCGCCCACCCCGGGCGCACGGCGATGGCCTGGCGGGACTTCGAGGAGAAGTACGCGGCGGCCGACGGCCCCGACGGGCTGCGGGCCCTGGTCGCCGCCGCCGTGCCCGACCCCGCCGACCGGCTCGACCTGGCCGCGCTCGACCGCCCGCTGGACGGCGTGCGGTACGCCTCGCACGACGCCTTCCAGGACGGGCTGCGCGACTACATCGAGGCGGACCTGCGCCGCCGCCACGACCCCGCCCACAGCCCCGACCTGGCCGTCTTCCTCGGGCTGCTCTCCGTCTACGGGCAACTGGTGCGGCTCGGCGACATCGGGCCCTGGTGGCACGGGTTCTTCAGCTACCTGGCGTCCGGGCCGCCCGGACCCCGGCTGCGGCAGATGCTCGCGCTGTCCCGGGCCGGGCTGCTCCGGTTCGTCGGGGCCGGCATGACCGTCACCGCCGAGGACGGGGTGTTCCGGGCCGCCAGCCCCACCGTGCCGGGCTTCACCGTCACCGCCCGGGCGCTGGTGGAGGCCCGGCTGCCCGAGCCCGCCGTCGGCCGGACCCGCGACAACCTGCTGCGCGCACTGCGCGCCGACGGCGCCGCCGAGACCCCCGACGGACTGCTCCGGACCGACCCCCGCGACGGCCGCATCCTGGACACCGCCGGGCGCCCGCACCCCCGGCGGTTCGCGCTCGGCCCGTACACCGACGTCCGCACCCCCGGCGCGTTCACCCGGCCGCGCACCGGCGGCCCCGCGTTCCGGCAGAACGACGCGACGGCCCGGGCGGTGCTGTTCTTCCTCCACTCACAGGCAGCCCCCCACGCGGCCCCACAAGCAAAGGAACTCGCGCGATGA
- a CDS encoding amino acid ABC transporter permease codes for MSSDTLAQAPAPAKTPQPADAPRIVPRRRFGQWTAAVAVLVLLGFAVNSVLNNKAFQWDVVADHFTSDAILRGLWLTLWLTAVVMALGFALGTLLAAFRLSANPVLRAVAWGYVWLFRSIPILVQLLLWFNIGALYPQVFGVKTVDLLSPVAVAIVGLTLHEAAYAAEVVRGGILSVDRGQIEAAQALGLSPGRRWWRIVLPQAMRSIVPPAANMLIGTLKGTSIVSIIAVNDLLFSAQLVYHRTYQVIPLLMVATLWYAVVTSLLGIGQYYVEKRYARGTEQTR; via the coding sequence ATGTCATCCGACACCCTCGCCCAAGCCCCCGCCCCGGCCAAGACCCCCCAACCCGCCGACGCCCCGCGGATCGTCCCGCGGCGCCGCTTCGGCCAGTGGACGGCGGCCGTCGCCGTCCTCGTGCTGCTCGGGTTCGCCGTCAACTCCGTCCTGAACAACAAGGCGTTCCAATGGGACGTCGTCGCCGACCACTTCACCTCCGACGCCATCCTGCGCGGACTGTGGCTCACCCTGTGGCTGACCGCCGTGGTGATGGCCCTCGGCTTCGCCCTCGGCACCCTGCTCGCCGCGTTCCGGCTGTCCGCCAACCCCGTGCTGCGGGCGGTCGCCTGGGGCTACGTATGGCTGTTCCGGTCCATCCCGATCCTGGTGCAGCTGCTGCTGTGGTTCAACATCGGGGCGCTGTACCCGCAGGTCTTCGGCGTGAAGACCGTCGACCTGCTCAGCCCGGTCGCCGTCGCCATCGTCGGCCTCACCCTGCACGAGGCCGCCTACGCCGCCGAGGTCGTGCGCGGCGGCATCCTCTCCGTCGACCGCGGGCAGATCGAGGCCGCCCAGGCGCTCGGCCTGAGCCCCGGGCGGCGCTGGTGGCGGATCGTGCTGCCGCAGGCGATGCGCTCCATCGTGCCGCCCGCCGCCAACATGCTGATCGGCACCCTCAAGGGCACCTCGATCGTCAGCATCATCGCCGTCAACGACCTGCTGTTCTCTGCCCAGTTGGTCTACCACCGCACCTACCAGGTGATCCCGCTGCTGATGGTCGCCACCCTCTGGTACGCCGTGGTCACCTCGCTGCTCGGCATCGGCCAGTACTACGTCGAGAAGCGCTACGCGCGCGGCACGGAGCAGACCCGATGA